In Lolium rigidum isolate FL_2022 chromosome 3, APGP_CSIRO_Lrig_0.1, whole genome shotgun sequence, the genomic window TTTTTCATCTTGTTGTCGTATGCACAAGCCTCTACGCATGGTGTTCTTAGCAAGGTACAGTAGTTGTTCTGTCTCGCTGTCACTTTGCACACCACAACAACCGTGAGATCGTTCTATCTATGTTGCAGAGATGTGTACTCAGCGATCGAGTGGAGCTCCTTGATCGAACGCCAGGCAGAAAAAGTAGCATGTGTTTGTGTCATTTGTATACATCAAGTTGGAGAGATTTGCTTGGAAGACTGGTAACCTGAATGTCTGTGTTTGTGGATGAAGATGGTAAGTGATGGGTTGCAGCATGACTGTCACGTACACTTCCTTGATTCATGCACCTTCTTAAACTGAAAATTACAGGAGAGGCCCCAACAGTATTCTTTTTTCAAGATGTTCCAAAGTGCAGCGATTAAGACTTCCCTGACTAAAGGTTTATTGAAAATTTGAAACCTGACTTGGCCTCTGACACaagcgaatttgtttcagcattgGCATCGAAGGAAAGGCCGATGGAGGTACAACATTCCAAGCTAAACCTGCGTGTTGATCTTTGGATTCTGGCTGAGCAGATTTACAAAGGTCAGAAGAGATGATCCCTGGCTAAGATGCACTCGCATTGTGAGGGTACGACTAAGAGAAGCAAGATATATTTTTTCTGGCATGGGCTCAGCCTCTCAGGTGGTTTTGCACCCTCAGCAGTGGTCTATACTGTTTTATTCACACACAGTGTAGAATAAGAGATCTTTATTCAGCATACTGTTGGTTTCTAAAGATGCTGGAGCAAGGCATTGAACGTAATGAAGCAACACAATATTTGCTGATATATGCTCTGCAGGATGTGGATAACTGACTTGGCTTATCACCATTTTCATGAGATGATGGAAAGGGGATCAGTGCTACTTTCCATTGGGTGAAGACGATAGTATTCTATTGTGAAATGCATCAGAAAGGTAACTGTGCAGATTGTTGCACATATAATGCCTTCGCTAGAGCCAAGTGCACCATGCAATTCAGTACTCGGAAAAATGTTGTTTTGGGTGCATAGAAAAGTCATTGAGAAAGTTTTTCGTATTGTCCTTATTTGCATAAGTAGTCCATGCAAGAAATTTATCATGTATTCGTATTTCTCTTATAATCCTTTTTTTTCCTCATTTCCCGTTCTCACTTCTTGCAGTGTATTCTGGTAAAAATAATTCAATTAGCGGATGACAGATGGAGCCCGGGACAACATTCTCTGAGCAAAGCAGCTGGGTGCTTTCCAAACAGATGTTAAGCACAGACAGGTCTCCCTCTTGATACTTCAAACTTTGTCACGGCTTTCCTTGGTTCTGTTCTCGTACAGATATGTTTTCTGGCAGAGCAATGCGCATAAGCGAAAGTATGAATTCATAAAATGGTTCAATTCCCATTGGGTTAAAACCTGCGCATGCAATCACCCTGTCCCTGAGTTGGCATCCCTCTAATTTCTTATCAGTTCAGGTACAAGAGATCAATCATGTCAGCTCCATCTAAAGAAATTACATGGCTGCTTCATGTACGTTCCTATGATCCTATGGTAGTTATGGCTGGCTAGGCTGAGCATAGAATAGAGCATAAATCATTTTCAATGCTAATGGTATTAGTCTAATAACAACACATCCAAGATTACAAGTGATTGTATATTGGGAAGTAGGGATGACTTTCCATCTCACAAAAATGCTCCGTTGATTCTATTACGCTCCAATTAATTTTCTTTGATGAGGCATGAAGGAAATTTTGTTGACCATGCATTccatatactccctccatatcaGATTTTGTTACTTAGGACATATCTAAATGATAGGGTTGGGTCTGCGGAAAAAAAAACCCCCTCGCGAAAGGCTCTCGCGACCGCGTCGTCCCCCGCGGGCGACggtgccgcgccgccaccccccTCGTCCagcttccccctcctcctcttctcctccgctGTCGTCGGCGTGCGTCGCCGGGCAAGGCTCGGGcggcgccggcagcggcggcccCTCGACTTTCCCCTCTCGGCGCTGCGCCTGCGCGGGGTAGGTGCGGCCGGGAGGTGCTCTTCGGCCGGCGGCGGTTCGGCGTGGCGGGGTGAGATCCGCAcgtcgggtgggaggaggggtggcggcgcggccgttggCGGCGGAGCTGCGCAGGCGGCGCCATGGCAGGGCCCGCTCGACCTAGATCTGGGCCCAGGCGGGGCCCGGAGGGGCACGGCGGTCGTTCTGCGCTTGGCACGCCGGCGGCGCTCCCTGGAGGAAGAGAAGGCAGGGCGGCggtgggtgggcggcggcggcacttcggccggccagctgcagcgtagcagcgaggctttgcgggcccttTTGGGTCCGGCCGGGCTAGTTCGGGTCTGGTCTGCCTCGTAGCCTcgtccggtcggctaccgcgaaaGCGGTGGAGGCAGTTCCCTCCCGCGTGGCTGCGGTGCTGCTACCCCCGCCCCCGCTGCATCCCTTTTCATCCTCTAGGCCCTGCTCCGCTGACCACAGTTAGGCGGCGAGGATGgctacaagaccgtggtggcgtgttCGGGTGGGCGGCATGTTAGGTGGAGCACGTCGGAGCATCTGGGGTGGTCGGTTtggtggtcgggagaaatccctgtcggcatGCTCGACACCGGCGCGGTGACGCCTGTGGGTGTCACCttgccttcctgaagggcgtcgggtGTACCTCCTCCTCAATCCCCTccgcataccgggggaaaccctaggactagtccgggcagcagcagcgtcatcgtcgtctccttggtgaaggtgttgcttggtatgcggcgcctcggcgtgctaggagcgtggtggtacttctccggagggcgcagcggttgcgggtcgtcatcgttttcgtcgatctgccggtgtcggcattaatttttctttcctttctttttcttttcttttgggcttggttgtgctgcggccccagcgtgttcgttgtatcgggtcgtttgctatattaatatagcggggcgaaagcctatttcgaggaggacaTATCTAAATGACATATTATTTGTTTTATGGAGGGAGTACCTAGCATGTCAAGAAGTAGTATGTAGGTTTTCTCTTGGCAAATAGTTAAATAGTTGTAAAATTGATAGTTTTTGTATCGGCAATTTTGCGTTTAGCATCTTTTCACACATATTAACCTGTCAGACGATACGCACCATTGTTCCCATTCTTTGTAGCATTAATGGGAAGTCTTTTGTTAACTGTTTTAGTATTAACTGTGGTAGAGGGAAACTATAGCCCTTTATTTGTACAAATGGTCTACCTTACATGGTAACTTATCCATGTTTTGAAGAATGCACTTGTCACGGTAGGGTTGTATTTTATGTGTCTGCGTATTAACTAGATACCATACCGGCGACTTGAAAAAAAACTGCTTGTGTTAATTTGAAGTTACACATTTCTTTCGACATCAACAGTAATCCAAGTGGCCTTCAAGTAGCATTTCTAACAAAGGTTCAAACAGTGAATTACATCAGCAGTTTTAGGCATTGCAATCATGCTTTGACTAGCCTGGGTCACAATCTTATTAATCTCACAAAGATTGATTTTGATGGTTTAGCATAACAAGTACAGGAAGGTGTCCCATCAGGCCTGTAGCGAAGCTACCCTGAAACCTGAAAGCAACTAACTGCAAACCTGTAGCATACACCGTAGGTATGGCACTTAGAAGGGGCGGTATGAAAGCATGTCCTCACACCGAAAGGCAGCTGGAAAGGCCGTGGCATCGACAAGTGGCTATGCACACAAAATTAACGTCAAGTGCAGTGCCTGTTGATGGTAGCACTGCAAGTTGTGATTTCAGTCGCACAGCTGACAAGGCTGAAAGCCACCCATTCATGTACCTCTCTGCATCTCTCAATATATAATGTGCATACATGAGAAATTCATAGGGGAGCTGCGTATGTTTCCTTAGTTGGGCTCTTAGTTTAATAGCTTCTCCCCCTCTGCCGACTGCCGGCCGCGTCACTCACAACTCGGTCACCACATACGCAAACCCGCTGCTGCTCCGACATGTACTATATACAACTGTTGCAATGAACCGCTGATGGGATTAGAGAAACACAGCTGTGGCCTGTGGGAAGCAAAGCCAATACTTAAACATTATTTTTTGATACTCTTATATATCCGATCTTATTTTGACTAGTgcttgatgctgctgctgctgacacAGATTTGGGCAACGTGCCTAATCGTCTTCTTGGAACTGGCGGGGCTATTAAAATATGTGCAAGCGATCAAGCAGTTGCTGTAAAGTGGCGCCTGTATCTGGGCGTGTCCAGTCACTTGGGGAAAACGAATCTCCTCCTCCACTGCTCATGGCAAAATGCAGCAATCTTTTCAGACCACGGTCAGAAAGTTCAAGCTTGGTAACTGCGATCTGTTCTTGTGATCTCTGCCTTTTTCATCTTGTTGTCGTATGCACGAGCCTCTATGCATGATGTTTTTGTGATCTACTACTATCTGCCTTTCATCTTCTTGTCGTAGTAGTTGTTCTGTCTTGCAATCACTTTGCATGCCATAACAACTGTGAGATCGTTCTATCTAGGTTGCAGAGATGTGCACTGGCGATCGAGTGGGGCACAAAAGGAGCTTGGGTTTGCGTCATTTGTATACATCAACTAGCAGAGATTTgctcttgatttggtttgatcCATCTGCTCCTGTAGCGATTTGGTTTGATCCGTCCGGTTCCTGCGCGCAGTGATGGTCCATGCTCTGTTTTTTCAATGGGGAAATTTTGAGAACCACACGGCTGAAGTCAAGACACGATAGCGATGAAACACAGGACATGTAAACTATCATGGGCACAGTGATCTACCACAGCAACATGGAATTTCTATATTGCATCATGGGTCATGACAGGCTGCAAGAACAGTTGGATATCCTCGGAACAGGCAGTTCCAGTCTGATGTAGCAGCTACAGAAGAAATGCACTAGCTATTCTATCTGTACCTAGGAAGTTGAGGAGCAGCATACAAGGGAGTGCTTCCTTTTCTCCTCGTGCCATTTCAGCACGAGCAAAAAAATTAGGAATTGTTTATTGACAGAGAATAATCGGTCAGTATTTGTTTTCCCTCTGCATATATGCTCTGTCATCATAAAGGGACGCGTATATATGATAAACATTTAATTGGGTCGTTGAGTATTGTCGTGAGAATAATTCAACATCGGTGATCAAGCTTAAAGTCCACGATTCCATTTATTTAGTTGAAAGTTCGAAGTTTTCTGTCGATCTTGCTCAATTGACAACAAAAAGAAAAGGTCATTTGCATCTTAATTAGGACCTTTTCTTGCCCTAGGAACCATGTTGTGGATCAAAACGTTTCTGGATGTATGTTCCACGCACGTTGTGTATACCTACTGCTGCATTTTCTTTCAGTGCAAGAGAATACTGGATTATTTGTTGACATGGTCCGTTTTATTTGACCTTTTTGCGTTGTCCGTCCACTGACGTTGTAGTATTAATTTTCATAAAAAGTTATACAGTACTATTAATTAATTGGAGCATGGAACTTACATGGCTAATTTTATTTGACCTGGCATATGCCATGTGTTTCTTCAGAGCGGGCAATTATCTCTGATGTGTAAAAGCAAACGCATCATGTCTAGTATTTCAAAAGATTACAAAAATGCAAGGTGTCATGCGTTGAAACCGTATGCCGCACAGCTGCAGAACCGACCATATCTAACCCAGTGCTAATTGGTGGAATCTAACTCGTGTCGACATCAATTACGTCCGTACTCCTGTGAACTGGTTGTTACTAAGTACTCCATTCGATTTATAATAAATATCGAAGATTTAATATAAATTTGTACtattatgaatcggagggagccgCGTTGGCACGTCTTATTTGTTCGTGTACAACGTTTAAGAAAGAAATATTTGCATATCAGATTTTAAGGCGAAGTCCGCATTGGCACAAGCAAGCTTTTTAGGCAGCGTTAGGCTACAACCGCACTTGCAGAAAAAAAAATTCTCTACGACTAGTTCCCTTGTGGCATGAATTGATAAGTGTATGAGAATttttttcccgcaaaaaaaagtaTATGGGAATTTCATTAGTCTAACAAGTAACAATATATCTTACAAGAGAAAATCTAGAGCCTGTTAGCTTCCTGGTCCTACCGGCAAAACAAGCCCGCcacggatgtccaaggcatctgtCATGATCTAAAAGGAGGAaggtctttatcgaaaaaagagaGGAGGGGGAAGGCggggagaggatgaggaagagaaAAGGAGAGTGGAGTGACAATCCGCCAATGGGCACTAGCTTAGATTAATTGCTTTATCGGGGTGCCAACGCCTTAGATTTATCTTGGGGGGCCACTGCTAGTAAGATGTATGTGTCGTCAACAAGGTAGAAAAAAGGGCCAGGAAAAGAGTTTTATTTAATGAAGATGAGCAAGAGATGAGGGATGCGAAATTCAAGAGAGGCAACATCCTAGATTCAAGAGGTGAAATAAAGAAATAAAGGGGAGGACTTTTACTCCACAAGACATAAGAGTGTACGCTAAGATATACTGCAAAATATCTTATCTACCAAGCAATCGACATCGGTTTTGCTATATCTAGATGAATAAAAAATAGCTATTTCTAAGTTAATACTATGAATCATGTCTTGTTTTTTTTCTCATCCTAGCTTTCATAATTGTATATATTGGCTGCACCTTGGAGATTCTTCAAAGTTGTCGGCATATCTTTAGCcttcaaagagaaaagaaatataCTTCTCACTCTAAGATATCCCTGGGTCCCTCCAATCATGTGAAGTCACCTTCATGCAATGTGGACCATGCCAAGAAGTATTGTGCTTCTGAAAGATCATGGAGCCCCCATGCGtgcttttggtaattgatgataatCTCTATGGACTAACTTTTGCATTGAGTTTCACTTCTAGGTTTTGTCCATATCCATTCCTTAAACCAGGCTTCAAGGATGGAAGAAGATAAAGTGATGAACATGGTGTTAATTGAAGGAATGATCCGAAGATTGGTCATGAGAGAAGTTGAGCctatgtcaagtatgtcttgaagaaggagaagaagacggAGGGAGATGTCATGTGCATCTTCAAAACATCGATAGTATGAAGAAATAAGAAATGGCGTGCATTGAAGAACATGTATGAAGGCGGAGCTtgacatccatatggtgatcatcgaTACATGATCATATGCCTAAAAACAAGCTCTTccatgatggattatgggggagaaatccgcaagacttcatcaagcaagcacaatcaagaaaggcgttccatcttgaaaCGACCAAGATCTTAATCatctagctcaagtggaatgtgcaaggTCAATGTTTGTTCTTGATAGGCTCCCTCTTTTACCGGTCTCTTGTTGTTTTTGGGAGACCGGGTTTTAGGATAGTTGGCCGTACTACAAAGAGGGCTCTTGaatgagtaacttgatcgtattGTTCAGAGAGAGCTCAAAACTTTTCatgccttgcatcatctttcctggctattcttggttcttatccatgtgatgttttaaagCTTGTGTTTCTACTCATgataagctctagttcattgaaaaTGGATTTTGTATGCACAACATGttgtgttttcgagtttggagtTTCTCCGGTTCTTATTGTTGAGATGTTTCACCTCTAAGTTCATGAAAAACTCTATCCCACTTTTTGGGTAGTTCTTGTCGTTATCTttgcaacaaaattggtttcacttttgtaaaCAGTTTTTTGGACAACTTGTATGACCGATACTCGGTAGTACCACCCTACTTCCGGTCAAGTTCAGTAAGTTTGTTTTGGGGTTACCGAAAGGGTACTAGGAGCCTTTTGGGATTTTCCTGAAGTTGGCTAGTAGTACCGGCCACCAGTAGTACCGCCCTCCTTCCGCCCAACACTTTCATCTTTTTGACTATTGGACTGCCTTTTGGCTTGGCCGGTACTATCGCCCCAAAAGGGCAGAACATTCGGTCCTACGATTTCTGCACCTAACAGTTAGATTTTCGAGGTACCTATTTGAGGGGTCTTCTTTCCCAATGGTACCCAGTCTTGCACAACTCGTTCTTGCCCCCATTATTGATCTTTCTTTAGCTTGCAATCTCTCTATTGATTCTTACTCTCGTTGAGGAAAAGAgataggagatctagatctacaatactAACAATCACAatcccctctttgtgagggaatcctctagatctagatcttggagaaatttggtgttatcctcttttgttcttcctctctttttCGCCAATAGCTTTTGTCACTTTGGTGGAATTTGAGTGTGAGGGACTTGGCATTGCATAAGGTGCATGTGTTTGAGTTCTCCACAGTGATACATGGAAGTGAGAGTTCTTGAGTTGACTTTCTTCGGGTGTTTGtacccggagcttgttcctcttggatcCTTCGATCCTAAATGGATTGTGGTCTTTGTGGCGTTGTGGCCTTTTGTGTCGGTTTAGTCTTAGTGAAAATTACTTGGGATCCTCAAAttgttgtggagtttgcctcaagGTTGAGACTTTCGTGGAGTTTACTtgcgagcctccaattaagttgtggagctcgccccaagttTGTAGGGGTTCAGTgagcaccctcaagggtcccttattgGATTGAGGATTTTGTTTTTGGTGAGAAGGCTTGAGGATAATACAACGCGCCGGTTGGAATTTGGAATGCCTTTGGCCTCCACACCGCTCTAACAGAGAGTAGCACCCGCAAGGGTGTGACCTTCGGGATACATCGCCGTCTCGGCGTGACTCGGTTActcctcaacccgagctcctttacttaggaactttactttgtgatagacttcgtgcttgatgttctatatctTGATATCACCCTgttgcttatcttgcttagcaTCATTTGTTGATGCACATAGGAAAACCCTAATTTTTGACAAGTTAAACGTTAGTTTTATTCTGCAGTTGCTCAAGCCCCCAACGTAAGAAGGTTTTAAACCGCctcttcaccccccccccctctaggcggcatccttGGTCTTTCCGGCTTCTTTTATCCTATTTCCATCTCATTGTTTCATGATCAAGTGAGAACTACACATAACTACTCCCCTCTTTTCCATTCTCGTCCTCTACCTTCCATAGCCTTACCATCGTAAGACCTAGTCGTAGCATGTGCTAGTGTTTTCCACTCCTTCATTCGAGCTTCGACCTGAGCCAACCGCACTCCCCCACCGCCAGATGTTGCTCTGCACAAGCGCCATTGCGCGTTGGTTTCCCACAATTTGTTGTAGCGAATGTTCTTTCCACACAACTTAATTAACCATCCACGTCCCGACAAGGTGGgtccggagaagaaggtgagtttTGTCTTTCAATACACCCGTGCATACGGAGACATACTCTACTCTTGCAGTTGATGATAAATGGTGGAAGCATGTAGCATCAGCTGATCCAATGCCTTCCACTTCACGACAAAGTGGGTTTATAGACAACAGTTCGGTTAGGTCCTCTTCATCGACCCGCAAAAAAAAGGTCCTCTTCATCGACTCGCCTTCCACCACTAAGATCGTACATGTCTCTCCTTCAGTAGTCTCAAATTGGCACTGATCTTTCCGTAAGCCtcgtaacatgatgcccttccccTATATATTTGTTTACTTTCGTTTTTTCGATCAACTTTAATCTCATTTTACCACTTATAAGGAGTAGTAACTATATTTGTTCATTTGATAAGTGGCTATTTTTTTTCTAATAAAACAGGGTGGTAATAACCGTGGACAGTAATTCGCCCTAAGTTTGGACTTGGGCGCCATACTGACGCGGCGCCATGCTCAATGACGGGAGGGCATGCGCTGTCTACACTCAAAATTAAATGGCGAGAAATGCGTTGTTTAAGATTTGGCGCACGTGCGGCATGTGCCAGTACTCCCCGTCCACTCGCCCATTATATACGCGCAcgcctccctcgactcccccacaCCAGAAAACAAGGATATCGCTCGCTCATTTTCTGTCCTGCTCCTCCAATTCAAGGGAGAGCCATGGACGCCGTCACCTCGTCCACGGCCACAGCCACGGCCATGGAGGAGCTGCCATGGTGCACGCAGTGCGCCGGGCTAGCGTTCCTCGGCTTCTCCCTCTGCGTGGTGGCGCTCGGCGCGGTGCTCCTGCTGGCGCGCCGGTGGCCCTGGTGCAGCTGCCACGTCTGCCGCTCCTACCTCACCGGCTCCTGGGCGCGGGACTTCACCAACCTCGGCGACTGGTACGCGCACCTGCTCCGCGAGTCGCCGACCGGCACCGTCACCGTCCACGTCCTCGGCTGCACCGTCACCGCCAACCCGGCCAACGTCGAGCACATGCTCCGCACCCGCTTCGACAACTACCCCAAGGGCAAGCCCTTCGCCGCCGTCCTCGGCGAcctcctcggcggcggcatcTTCAACGTCGACGGCGACGCCTGGCGCCACCAGCGCAAGATGGCCAGCCTCGAGCTCGGCAGCGTCGCCGTCCGCTCCTACGCCTACGGGATCGTCGCCGGGGAGGTCGAGGCGCGCCTCCTGCCCGTGCTCGCCGACGCCGCAGATAATGCCAGGGTCCTCGACCTCCAGGACGTCTTCCGCCGCTTCGCCTTCGACACCATCTGCAAGATCTCCTTCGGCCTCGACCCGGGCTGCCTCGAGCTCGACATGCCCATGTCCaagctcgccgccgccttcgacgcCGCGTCGCGCCTCTCCGCCATGCGCGGCGCGGCCTCGTCGCCGCTGGTCTGGAAGGCCAAGCGGATGCTCAACGTCGGGTCCGAGAGGGAGCTCAGCAAGTCCATCCGCCTCGTCGACGAGCTCGCGGCGGCAATGATAAGGCAGCGCCGGAAGCTGGGCGTCGCAGGCAGCCACGACCTCCTCTCCCGGTTCATGGCCTCGGAGGCGCACGGCGCCGGCGCCGTGGACGACAAGTACCTCCGCGACATCGTCGTcagcttcctcctcgccggccgcGACACGGTGGCCTCCGCGCTCACCACCATCTTTATGCTGCTCTCCAAGAACCCCGCGGTGGCGGCCGCCATGCGCGCGGAGGACGCAGCCAGGGACAACACGACTCCGACGTCGAGAACCACGTACGAGCACCTCAAGTCCCTCAACTACACCCACGCGGTGCTGTACGAGAACATGCGGCTGTTCCCGCCGGTGCAGTTCGACTCCAAGttctgcgccgccgccgacgtgctCCCGGACGGCACGTACGTGTCCGCAAGCGAGCGCGTCATGTACCACCCCTACGCCATGGGACGCATGCCGCGCATTTGGGGCGCCGACTACGACAAGTTCCGCCCGGAGCGGTGGCTGACTGGTGCCGGCGGGACGTTCGCGCCGGAGAGCCTGTACAGGTACCCGGTGTTCCAGGCTGGGCTCCGCGTGTGCCTCGGAAAGGAGCTGGCCGTGATGGAGATGAAGGCGGTGAGCGTGGCGGTGGTGAGGATGTTCGACGTCGAGGTTGTCGGGGAaaatggcgccggcgccgccgcgcccagGTTCGCGCCTGGGCTGACGGCGTCCATTAGCGGCGGGCTCCCGGTGAGGGTCAGGCGCGTCTAGTCTAGAGACGGCATGGTCAGGCGCGTCTAGGAGTAGTAGGTAGACTCTGTTCCTGTACTGTACATAGGGGAAGTAAGAGCAGAAATCAATGGAAACTGAAGTTGTTTCTGGCAATAAACCAAAAGAATACAAGTTTCTTCC contains:
- the LOC124699207 gene encoding cytochrome P450 94C1-like yields the protein MDAVTSSTATATAMEELPWCTQCAGLAFLGFSLCVVALGAVLLLARRWPWCSCHVCRSYLTGSWARDFTNLGDWYAHLLRESPTGTVTVHVLGCTVTANPANVEHMLRTRFDNYPKGKPFAAVLGDLLGGGIFNVDGDAWRHQRKMASLELGSVAVRSYAYGIVAGEVEARLLPVLADAADNARVLDLQDVFRRFAFDTICKISFGLDPGCLELDMPMSKLAAAFDAASRLSAMRGAASSPLVWKAKRMLNVGSERELSKSIRLVDELAAAMIRQRRKLGVAGSHDLLSRFMASEAHGAGAVDDKYLRDIVVSFLLAGRDTVASALTTIFMLLSKNPAVAAAMRAEDAARDNTTPTSRTTYEHLKSLNYTHAVLYENMRLFPPVQFDSKFCAAADVLPDGTYVSASERVMYHPYAMGRMPRIWGADYDKFRPERWLTGAGGTFAPESLYRYPVFQAGLRVCLGKELAVMEMKAVSVAVVRMFDVEVVGENGAGAAAPRFAPGLTASISGGLPVRVRRV